The genomic DNA AACACCATCGACGACGAGGTCAGGAAGTTCGCCGAGGCACGGTCGCCCAAGAACTACCTGAACGCGTACAACGACGCCGTGACGCCCATCCTCATGACCACCACCTGGCACGAGACCATCTTCTCGGTGCCCGCCGTCATCGACTTCCATAGCCGTCTGACCGGACCCAAGGCCCTCCTCGTCCAGGTCGGCGACCACGGCAACGCCGAGCTTCCGGGCCTGTTCGGCCTTTCCGCCAAGCCCACGGACATGGCCTACCGGTGGATGGACCACCACCTCGGCGGCAGCGCCGGCGACGGGGCGGCTCCGCGGTTCGACGTCCGCTCGGAGTACATGTTCAACCCCCTCTCCGACGTCCGCCACCCCTCCTGGGCCGACTACGCCCTGCCGAAGAAGCGGTTGCACCTCGCCGACGCGGCCTCCGGGAAGAGCGACGGACAGCTGGTCGAGGGCACCGCGGCGGCGGGCTGGACCCGTTCGGTGAAGGCCACCGGCGCGGGCACCGACATCGTCGTGGCCCCCCAGCTCATCCAGACCGGCCTGGCCGAACGCCTGGGCCTGCCCCACGTCTACAAGACGGCCGACATCGACCGCGGCCTCGCGGCGGTCTTCTCAACCACGCCGCTGGAAAAGGCCATGCGCGTGCGGGGCGACCTGGAACTGCGGGTGACGGTGAACCCGCAGCAGGCGGATGCCACGATCGTCGCCTACCTGCTCGACCACAACCCGGTCACCGGCAGGGCGTACATCGTCACCCACGCCCCCTACACCTTCACCGCTGAGCAGGCGGGCCAGGCCACCACCGCGACGTTCCCCCTCCAGCCCGCCGACTACGTCCTGGCCAAGGGCCACCAGCTCCAGCTGGTCATCGACACCCACGACCCCCTCTTCACCGCACCCAACACCACCACCGCGGTGTACACCCTCGACATCACCTCCCCGGAGGGCACCGAGTCCTACCTCGACGTCCCCCTCCACCCCGTCAACTGACCCCGCCCTCCGGGACATCGGTGCGGCCCGCCCGAACACAGACGGGCGGGCCGTACCGTCACCTTCAGCAGGGCGTTCGGGCGCACCGGCGGCCCGTCCGGAACGTGTCCGGCGTCCGATCACCCCTCGTGGTCCGCCCGGTGCTGCGGTGGTACGTAGAGCGCGCTCCGGGGGACCTCGCGGCCCGACGTGGCGTCGATGATCAACACCCCCCGGCCCTCACGCACGATCTGGAGGTCCGCCCCGACCGGAAAGTCGTAGATGCCGATGAGCGCCGGTTCGATGGCGCAGAGCTCGTTGAAGTCGACGGGCACCCAGTTCTTCGCGTTCGACAGGTAGTCACCCGTGTCGGTGTCGCCCAGGACGCGCCAGCCGTTGTCGGCCGACTGCCGGGACGGTTTGCGATGCACCCAGCGAATCCGGCTCTCGCCCGCGAGAACGCTCCGCGTTACCAGGCTCGCTCCAGCGCCCGGGATGAACTCAGGGTACGGACGGGACATGCGTTCCTCCTGCGGTGATCGGGGTGAGTGTTCCATGCTCGCCCAACGGCTGTACGGGCAGGCCCGAGCCCCGGCCTGCGCCCTTCGGTACGGTGTCACCACCCGCTACGACAGGACCTGGGCCCGGAACGTACGTCACTTCGCCCCGCGTTGGCTGCCCACCGTCATCGAGGGCTGGAGGAACTGCGTCCGTCCGGCGTCCCGCGACCCCGACCGCATGGCCAACGGCCGTGCCCGGCCGCTCGACTGCCCGGACAGGGACACCCCTGAAATCCCTTCGCCCGTGCTTGCCTAGTCCCGTACGTTCGCGGGATTGTCCTCGCTGCTGGGAGTCACAAGGTCGGTGTGTGGTCTCCCCTGCGCACCCCAGGCTGAGAGGTGGTTTCGTCAATGGCATGTCGTATCAGTGAGCTCGTGCTCGGTTGCCGCGAACCCGAGGTGCTGGCGCGGTTCTGGTGCGAGGTCCTGGACTTCGTCGTGCTCGATCGTGAGGACGACGGAACGCTGGAGATCGGGCCGCGCGAAGGGTTCGGCGGTCCGCAGCCGACGATCATCCTCAGTCGCAGGGACGAGCCGGAGAAGGGGAAGTCCCGGCTGCACATCGACGTCAACGCCACCGACCGCGATCAGGACGCCGAGCTCGAACGCCTTCTCAAGCTCGGTGCGCGCCCGGCCGACATCGGCCAGACGGGGGAGGAGCAGTGGCACGTTCTGACCGACCCCAACACTCCTGACTACCAGTTCTGAGCATACGCGCACGTCAGCGCCAACGACAGAGCCCCGCACGGCACTTGGCCGAACGGGGCGTTTTGCTGTCTGAGTAGGGCGCTACGGACGGCGCAACACGTCCTCGGGCGTCGGGCCCCGACCCGAACTCCACGGCGTGGTCCAGGCACGCGTAGAGGGTCGTTCCGGGGCCACTGGCACTCTCGATGTAGCGCACGGGGATCGGGGCGCGGGTCACTTCGTGGCAGCCGACGCAGAGCGCGACGTGTCCCGCGAGGACTTCCGGGAACAGCTCATCTGCGGTCATGCGGACACCCCCGCAGCGGCGAACGCGGACGCGGGGAACGGAGCACCCTCGTACGTGTAGGGGTAGTCCACTCCCTCCACAGCGAGGGCAGCAGCGCGCCGATGCTCCCGGATCACATGCAGCTCTAGCGTCTGTTCGGCTTCCCGCACGAGCAGCCACGGCCCTATGCGGTGGTGCCACGGGGACGGCATCGAGCGAGCGAGGACGTGAGCGGGGATCGGCGTGGTCGGGCCGCAGATGACGCGGGGCGGATTGGTCGGCTCGGGGACGAGCACGGGAACGGCTCGGCGTTTTCCTCGGGCGGGCAGCAGCAGCCGCAGCACCCAAAAGCAGTGCACGGGCGATAGAGCAGTGCACGGGCGATAGAATCGCGCATGTCGCAACTCCTCTACCCTCATCTACTTACGTATAGAAACGGCCCTCGGCGTGGCCGGTTGTCTACGCTTCCCCTCATGAGCCCGAGCGAGCATTGACTACGAAGCCCCGACGCCGCCGTATCAGCAGATCGCGGCAGAGATCATCCGGGATATCAAGTCGGGCACCCTTGCCGTGGACCGTCCGATCCCCTCGGAGTCCTCGTTGATCCAGCGATGGGGCGTGGCTCGGGACACTGCCCGCCGCGCGGTGCGGCACCTTCGGGAACTCGGGTACGTCTACACCGTGCCGCAGCGAGGTACCTACGTACGCGACCGCAGCGGCGAGGACGAGCGCCAGGACGCGCAGTAGCCCCGCCCGTGTGCCACGGGGCAGCACGCGGACGGGGCCGGTATGGGTGTGCGGTCAGTCAGTGCGGCGCGGAGGTGGACGCGCGCAGATCAGAGAGACGCCGCTGATACATCGGCCCGATGGCATGTGCGCCCCTGGCCTCGCTCGGCGTGGCCTGTTCGATCAGGTGATGGGAAACCGCCTTGAGGTGAGCGGCCCAAGCAATCACGTGTTGCTGAGCCGTCCGCCCGCATTCCTGCGGTTCACCAGGGAGGCACAGCGGGAGTTCCGGCCCGAGCTTGTTGGCTGCGTGCCGGACGTACCGAGCGATGGTGAGCCATTCGTCCTCGGTCCGCCGGATGGCGTTGCCTTGGTCCTCCCACCCCCATGGGCCGAAGTCGTCCCCGTGATCGTCCATGTGTGCGCTCCCTTTGCATTCAGCGGGCTAGACCGGTGCGGCGATCGTAGCGGCGGTGCCCGCTTCCTTGGGGTCGCAGTGCCCGACCGAGGGAACGCACGGGCCGCAGGGGCCGCACATGGGCAGGAATTGCGGAGGAGTGCACGACTGGACACCATCCCCGTGAACCGCTGCGATCTCGGCCGCAACGTCGGTCATTTGTGCGCCGCCCCAGATATCGGAGATCGGCCTTTCCAGCACGTTGCCGAGTGCCAGGAATCGACCGAGGACACACGGCCACACTTCGCCGGTCGGGCCGATGGCGAATTTCTCGTGGGCGCAGTGCCCGCACAGATCAGCGATGGTCGGCGCGGCCCCCTGGCTCGCCCGCCCGAATGCGCGGGTCCGGTCCCCGCCGACCGTGCCGACGCCAAGCGCCGTAAGGTCCTGCGCCGCTTGGTGTACGCGCTGTCCGTCCCGCACGGCGACGACTCCACCCCGCAGCGGGATACCGAGCGACAGGGCTTTTTGAACGTTGGCGCGAGTCTTCTTATGCGCCCCACGGAGTCGAGTCACCGAGTCGTGTTCCTCGGCGTTGTCCGAGTAGTACGACGTGGCGAGCTTGACGCCGTGTTCGGTGAACGTGTCCCACAGTTCCGCGCGTATGCGGGTCATGTTCGAGAACACCTCGACACCGAGGCCGCGCCCGTGGGCGTGCTTGATCAGTTCAGGCAAACCCGGGTAGAGCGTTGGCTCACCACCGTTGTCGCTGCTTAGTCGCAGTGTCTCTTTCAAGCCCTGCGCGAGCATTGAGGTCCGCCCAACTAGTGTTCTGTCGTTTGCAGTCGACTGTGTCTCATACCTAGAGTCGCCCGTCATGCAACAGACATTCTTCTCGGCTGGTGGCTGGGAGTCCTGGGGTCTCGATGACAGGCCGGTGATCCCCGAGGGCATGCCGGTGCTCGTCGATGACGACCTGCTGTTTGAGGATGGTGGGGTACCGCGGCCGACCGTCGCCGTGAATCGGTGGCTGAGCGAGCTGCCGTCGAGTGGCTGCCCGTCACCGCGGTCGTGGCGGTACTACGCGCAGGTGTTGCGTGGATGGTTGGAGCATCTTGCCGCGCACGGGTTCGGCCCGTTTGAGGAGCGGACCCGTCTGAAGGCCGCGCTGAGTTCGTACGCGGTGTTCCGGGCGAGCGGTCCGCTGGAGCAGCGGATCGAGGCCACGACGTGGAACCAGCACATGAGCATCCTGTCCGGCTTCTATCGGTGGGCGGTGGCTGAAGGCGTCGCGTCGGCCGAGCCGTTCACCTACAAGCAGGCTCAGACGTTCTACGGCGATCAGGTGCGCGAGCGGTCGGTGAACCTGGCGAACCGTCGTACCCCGAAGGCCCACGTGACGATCAAGTACCTGGAGAACGACTTCGCCGAGTTGTTCCTGCGTGCTCTGGCGGGGCTGCGGCCCGACGGAGGCGAGGACGAGGGCTTCCGCGGGAGGGAGACTGCCCGCAACGCGGCGATCGGTCGGCTGGCGTTGTCGACTGGCTTGCGCCGACAGGAGTTCACCTACTTGCTCACGACCGAGGTTCCGCCGCTTCCTCCCGCGCCGACGGCATTGCCGATCTCCTTCCCGGTGGCGGCCGGCATCACGAAGGGACGCAAGTACCGCACGACCTGGATCGACTATGCGGCGCTGGCCGAAGTGCACGGCTATATGGACCTGTTCCGGCCCCTCTCCGCCGAGGGTTCGTCGTGGCGTCCGCCTGCGCGATGGGGGGAGCCGCTGGTGGTGACCGAAGCGGATGCGCGAGGCGGGAGGGTCAACGGCAAGCGCACACAGTGGGCTTCGCTGCGGCCGGTCGAGCGACGCCGCCTGGTCGCCCCGGACGGAGGCAGCATGTTGCTGGCCGTCCGGTACGACGGTGGCCCGTTCACGGCCTGGCCCACCGTCTTCGCCCGCACTTCGACGCGGATCCGCGATCGGCACGAACCCCGGTTCCCTCACGTCTTCGCCCACCGGCTGCGTCACAGCTTCGCGATGCGCACGTTGGAACTGCTGGTCGGCGGCTACTACACGCAGGCGGCGAAGCTCGTTCGCGACACGGATGCCGACGCCGCGCTGGCGCTCTACCTGAGCAAGGCCGATCCGTTGATGGTGCTGCGCGACCTGCTGGGGCACTCCAGTGTCCTCGTCACGGAGACCTACCTTCGGCGCCTGGACATGACCCGCATCTACAAGGACGCCTACGACCGGGCGGAACGCCTCTACGATCCCGCTGGCCGCGAGGCAGTCGCCCACGAGGTCGACGACGAGTTCGACGACGAGGAGAGTTGATGCCCGCGCGTATCGTCGACGAGCCGCTGGGCATCGAATGCGTCCTGAGCAACGCCACCGCGGTCACCTTGACCTTCGGCACGTGCCCCAATCCGGTCCTGGCCCGCGAGCTGCTCAGCGGCCTGGTCAGACTGGTCCACCCGCACGGGCGGGTCGATGCACCCTCCACCGTGGAGATGTACGTCAACGCTGCCCGCGCGATGGTCAAGACCCTGGACGCCGACGGTTTCACGGGATCTGCTGCGGGGCTTTCCCGGGCACGTCTCGCAGAGTACTTGTGGGGCCTGTCTCATCAGGCTGAAGCGGCCTGCCGTCGCATGCTGACCGTCTTCGATGAGGACGTACGGGTACTGCGGCCCGAGGTGCGTGAACTCGTCCGCGGCCGGGCGTTCAACCGGACCGTGGCCAGGGCACCGCTGGCTCCCTAC from Streptomyces sp. NBC_00654 includes the following:
- a CDS encoding CocE/NonD family hydrolase, encoding MSADGTPQTPFELGADDHAKLDAVREALLDPSPRRIGRLDQWGLADEYEVYAEIARYSEVSLAMEDGTVLDASLSVPKNLAPGQVCPTVVLPAPLISVGHRAYLGMISRWARGGYVVLAYSQRGLAKSTGEIHVAGPQDVADATEVINWLIQQDGVDADRIGFFGASYGAGTSLLAAAQDPRIKAVAGASAWTDLFASLYENGTRHLKAFEALVALFGEDRCSEEFRGIIQKIRANTIDDEVRKFAEARSPKNYLNAYNDAVTPILMTTTWHETIFSVPAVIDFHSRLTGPKALLVQVGDHGNAELPGLFGLSAKPTDMAYRWMDHHLGGSAGDGAAPRFDVRSEYMFNPLSDVRHPSWADYALPKKRLHLADAASGKSDGQLVEGTAAAGWTRSVKATGAGTDIVVAPQLIQTGLAERLGLPHVYKTADIDRGLAAVFSTTPLEKAMRVRGDLELRVTVNPQQADATIVAYLLDHNPVTGRAYIVTHAPYTFTAEQAGQATTATFPLQPADYVLAKGHQLQLVIDTHDPLFTAPNTTTAVYTLDITSPEGTESYLDVPLHPVN
- a CDS encoding SPASM domain-containing protein — protein: MLAQGLKETLRLSSDNGGEPTLYPGLPELIKHAHGRGLGVEVFSNMTRIRAELWDTFTEHGVKLATSYYSDNAEEHDSVTRLRGAHKKTRANVQKALSLGIPLRGGVVAVRDGQRVHQAAQDLTALGVGTVGGDRTRAFGRASQGAAPTIADLCGHCAHEKFAIGPTGEVWPCVLGRFLALGNVLERPISDIWGGAQMTDVAAEIAAVHGDGVQSCTPPQFLPMCGPCGPCVPSVGHCDPKEAGTAATIAAPV
- a CDS encoding site-specific integrase, with translation MQQTFFSAGGWESWGLDDRPVIPEGMPVLVDDDLLFEDGGVPRPTVAVNRWLSELPSSGCPSPRSWRYYAQVLRGWLEHLAAHGFGPFEERTRLKAALSSYAVFRASGPLEQRIEATTWNQHMSILSGFYRWAVAEGVASAEPFTYKQAQTFYGDQVRERSVNLANRRTPKAHVTIKYLENDFAELFLRALAGLRPDGGEDEGFRGRETARNAAIGRLALSTGLRRQEFTYLLTTEVPPLPPAPTALPISFPVAAGITKGRKYRTTWIDYAALAEVHGYMDLFRPLSAEGSSWRPPARWGEPLVVTEADARGGRVNGKRTQWASLRPVERRRLVAPDGGSMLLAVRYDGGPFTAWPTVFARTSTRIRDRHEPRFPHVFAHRLRHSFAMRTLELLVGGYYTQAAKLVRDTDADAALALYLSKADPLMVLRDLLGHSSVLVTETYLRRLDMTRIYKDAYDRAERLYDPAGREAVAHEVDDEFDDEES
- a CDS encoding winged helix-turn-helix domain-containing protein, producing MDYEAPTPPYQQIAAEIIRDIKSGTLAVDRPIPSESSLIQRWGVARDTARRAVRHLRELGYVYTVPQRGTYVRDRSGEDERQDAQ
- a CDS encoding VOC family protein → MACRISELVLGCREPEVLARFWCEVLDFVVLDREDDGTLEIGPREGFGGPQPTIILSRRDEPEKGKSRLHIDVNATDRDQDAELERLLKLGARPADIGQTGEEQWHVLTDPNTPDYQF
- a CDS encoding DUF2185 domain-containing protein; amino-acid sequence: MSRPYPEFIPGAGASLVTRSVLAGESRIRWVHRKPSRQSADNGWRVLGDTDTGDYLSNAKNWVPVDFNELCAIEPALIGIYDFPVGADLQIVREGRGVLIIDATSGREVPRSALYVPPQHRADHEG